Proteins encoded together in one Papaver somniferum cultivar HN1 unplaced genomic scaffold, ASM357369v1 unplaced-scaffold_117, whole genome shotgun sequence window:
- the LOC113330193 gene encoding hexose carrier protein HEX6-like produces the protein MAGGFVESGDVSKQYNGRVTLFVILSCMVAGLGGVLFGYDIGISGGVTSMPPFLMKFFPKVYRRMIEDKNISNYCKFDSQLLTAFTSSLYLASLIACFFASYVTRIYGRKPSIIVGGAAFVIGSVFGGAAVNIEMLIIGRILLGIGVGFANQSVPLYLSEMAPAKYRGAINNGFQLSTNLGVLSANLINYGTEKIKGNYGWRLSLAMAAFPALIFTIGSIFLPETPNSLIQRGSDFKKAKIVLQKVRGTDDVQAELDDLIEASSVSKTTNQSQFIIFEKRYRPQLVMAVAIPFFQQVTGINVIAFYAPLLFITIGFGTSAALLSSVLIGVIATTFTIVSMFIVDRFGRRALFIVGGIQMFMSQIIVGSVMANKLGDHTALMTKSYAYFVLVFICVYVCGYSWSWGPLGWLVPSEIFPLEIRSAGQTIVVSTGMIFTFIIAQTFLTMLCHLKAGIFFFFGGWVFIMTVFVYFFLPETKGIPIEQMVRVWREHWFWKRFVGDVKIEDGEELRTP, from the exons ATGGCAGGGGGATTTGTAGAGAGTGGGGATGTAAGCAAACAATACAATGGGAGAGTAACACTATTTGTAATCCTTTCATGTATGGTGGCTGGCCTTGGTGGAGTTCTCTTTGGTTATGATATCGGAATTTCAG GTGGAGTAACATCAATGCCACCATTTCTAATGAAGTTCTTCCCAAAGGTGTATAGAAGAATGATAGAAGATAAAAACATCAGCAACTACTGCAAATTTGACAGTCAGCTCTTGACTGCATTCACTTCATCTCTATACCTTGCTAGTCTCATAGCTTGTTTCTTTGCATCATATGTCACCAGAATTTATGGCCGTAAGCCCTCGATTATTGTCGGAGGAGCCGCTTTTGTCATCGGATCAGTTTTTGGTGGTGCTGCTGTCAACATTGAAATGCTTATAATAGGTCGTATTTTGCTCGGAATTGGTGTTGGATTTGCAAACCAG TCAGTTCCGTTATATCTATCGGAAATGGCACCGGCTAAATACCGAGGTGCAATCAACAACGGGTTTCAATTAAGTACCAACCTAGGAGTTTTATCTgctaatcttattaattatggaACTGAAAAGATCAAAGGTAATTATGGTTGGCGACTTTCACTAGCCATGGCTGCATTTCCAGCTTTAATTTTCACAATTGGATCCATTTTCCTCCCCGAAACACCGAACAGTCTGATTCAACGCGGGAGTGATTTTAAGAAGGCAAAGATAGTGTTGCAAAAAGTAAGAGGAACAGATGATGTTCAAGCCGAGCTTGATGATCTTATTGAAGCTAGTTCTGTCTCCAAAACAACAAACCAGAGTCAATTCATAATTTTTGAAAAGAGATATCGGCCTCAGCTCGTTATGGCGGTTGCAATCCCATTCTTTCAACAGGTGACCGGAATTAATGTGATTGCATTTTACGCGCCACTTTTATTCATAACGATTGGGTTTGGAACAAGTGCAGCGCTTCTATCATCAGTACTAATCGGTGTCATTGCAACAACCTTCACAATTGTATCAATGTTTATAGTGGATAGATTTGGACGAAGAGCGTTATTCATAGTCGGAGGCATTCAAATGTTCATGTCTCAGATAATTGTCGGAAGCGTTATGGCAAACAAACTCGGTGATCATACTGCGCTAATGACCAAATCATACGCGTATTTCGTCCTGGTTTTCATATGCGTTTACGTCTGCGGGTATTCATGGTCATGGGGTCCTTTAGGTTGGTTAGTACCTAGTGAAATATTTCCATTAGAGATACGATCAGCTGGACAGACAATTGTTGTTTCAACTGGTATGATATTCACTTTCATTATTGCTCAGACATTTTTGACAATGCTCTGTCATCTGAAAGCTGGgatattcttcttctttggtgGTTGGGTATTTATAATGACAGTGTTCGTGTATTTCTTCTTGCCGGAAACTAAAGGCATACCGATTGAACAGATGGTGAGGGTTTGGAGAGAACATTGGTTTTGGAAGAGATTTGTGGGGGATGTGAAAATTGAAGATGGGGAGGAACTCAGAACTCCATAA